In Proteus vulgaris, one DNA window encodes the following:
- the mdtG gene encoding multidrug efflux MFS transporter MdtG: MDLKPRNNSWKRNLYIVWFGCFLTGAGFSLIMPFLPLYVEELGITDHEELNLWTGVAFSITFLFSAIAAPFWGKLSDRKGRKLMLLRSALGMAIVMVLIGFAQNIWQLLVLRALLGVLGGFVPNANALIATQVPVKKSGWALGTLSTGAVSGALIGPLIGGMLADLYGLRPVFFITSAVLFICFLVTLFFVSENFTPVSKKDALTTKQVFSSLKNKRLVVCLFFTTMIIQVATGSVTPILTLYIRELTGSVSNLAFISGVVASVPGIAALISAPRFGKLGDRIGPDKVLIFTLGLSIFMLIPMALVSNYWELGALRFLLGAVNAAMLPAVQTLILYNITPAIAGRIFSYNQALRDVGNVTGPLMGAFVAASYGFRAVFYFTAAVVFFNLIYSWLSFRTPQEK; this comes from the coding sequence ATGGATCTCAAGCCCCGAAATAATTCTTGGAAACGTAATCTTTATATTGTCTGGTTTGGTTGTTTTCTAACTGGCGCAGGTTTTAGTTTGATCATGCCTTTTCTTCCTTTATATGTTGAAGAATTAGGTATAACCGATCATGAAGAGCTTAACCTTTGGACGGGTGTAGCATTTAGTATTACTTTTCTTTTTTCTGCTATCGCTGCCCCTTTCTGGGGAAAATTATCTGATAGGAAAGGTCGAAAATTAATGCTATTACGCTCTGCCCTTGGCATGGCCATCGTCATGGTATTAATTGGTTTTGCACAAAATATATGGCAATTATTGGTATTACGTGCCTTGCTTGGTGTATTAGGTGGCTTTGTTCCTAATGCTAACGCATTAATTGCAACTCAAGTTCCTGTCAAAAAAAGTGGTTGGGCATTAGGGACCCTTTCAACAGGTGCCGTAAGTGGCGCTTTAATTGGTCCTTTAATTGGAGGGATGCTTGCTGACCTCTATGGTTTACGCCCTGTATTCTTTATTACTTCAGCGGTTTTATTTATTTGTTTTCTAGTCACCCTCTTTTTCGTGAGTGAAAACTTCACGCCTGTTTCTAAAAAAGACGCACTAACCACAAAACAGGTTTTTTCATCACTTAAAAACAAAAGACTCGTTGTATGTCTATTTTTCACCACAATGATCATACAAGTAGCGACGGGCTCTGTTACGCCTATTTTGACACTTTATATCCGTGAATTAACAGGATCGGTCAGTAACCTTGCCTTTATCAGTGGCGTTGTTGCCTCTGTACCTGGTATTGCTGCACTTATTAGTGCCCCTCGCTTTGGTAAGCTAGGCGACCGAATTGGCCCTGATAAAGTCCTTATTTTTACCCTCGGACTCTCTATTTTTATGTTAATTCCAATGGCGCTGGTCAGTAATTATTGGGAACTTGGTGCGTTACGATTTTTACTTGGTGCAGTTAATGCGGCCATGTTACCAGCAGTACAAACGCTTATTCTCTATAACATTACCCCTGCTATTGCGGGTCGAATTTTTAGTTATAACCAAGCACTAAGAGATGTTGGAAATGTTACAGGACCGTTAATGGGTGCTTTTGTTGCTGCAAGCTATGGATTTAGAGCTGTTTTTTATTTCACCGCGGCTGTTGTCTTTTTTAATCTAATTTATTCTTGGTTAAGCTTTAGAACGCCACAAGAAAAGTAG
- a CDS encoding peptide MFS transporter translates to MQSTHSKSSRTFFGHPYPLSSLFFTEMWERFSFYGIRPLLILFMAATVYEGGMEIPREQASAIVGIFAGGVYLTSLPGGWLADNWLGQRLAVWYGSIFIALGHLSIALSAFWSQDLFFIGLLLIVLGTGLFKTCVTVMVGTLYKRDDTRRDGGFSLFYMGINMGSFIAPLITGFLVRDYGWHWGFGIGGIGMLVALLIFRFYAVPTMRRFDSEVGLDSSWDRPTVVRRNVGQWILALSVVLMAIVGLIISGVIPFNPVAVANFMVYVISGSVIAYFIYLFLFAGLSSSDRSRLFVCFLLLVSAALFWSAFEQKPTSFNLFANDYTDLNFMGFEIPAVWFQSVNALFIIVLAPVFSWLWPMMARKNMNLSSITKFVIGILFAAGGFTVMMFASESVIATGQGVSPLWLIGSILLLTLGELCLSPIGLATMTILAPARMRGQVMGLWFCASALGNLAAGLMGGNIRPDKLDVMPDFFSHVSIALVICAIVLAALIIPVRKILQSADSKEKAQA, encoded by the coding sequence ATGCAATCTACTCACTCAAAATCTAGCCGAACTTTCTTTGGCCACCCATATCCATTAAGCTCCCTTTTCTTCACTGAAATGTGGGAACGCTTTTCTTTCTATGGTATTCGCCCATTATTGATTCTATTTATGGCGGCAACCGTTTATGAGGGTGGCATGGAAATCCCCAGAGAGCAGGCTTCTGCTATTGTGGGTATTTTCGCTGGCGGTGTTTATTTAACATCGCTACCTGGAGGTTGGCTCGCTGATAACTGGTTAGGTCAACGCCTAGCTGTATGGTATGGCTCTATCTTTATCGCATTAGGGCACCTATCCATCGCACTTTCTGCGTTTTGGTCACAAGATCTGTTCTTTATCGGTTTATTACTGATTGTATTAGGTACAGGGTTATTTAAAACCTGTGTCACAGTGATGGTAGGAACCTTATATAAAAGGGATGATACTCGCCGTGATGGTGGATTTTCCTTATTTTATATGGGTATCAATATGGGCTCATTTATTGCACCACTCATCACGGGGTTCTTAGTACGTGATTATGGCTGGCATTGGGGCTTTGGTATCGGTGGGATTGGTATGCTTGTTGCGTTACTGATTTTCCGCTTTTACGCCGTACCGACCATGCGTCGTTTTGATAGCGAAGTTGGTTTAGATTCAAGCTGGGATCGCCCAACGGTTGTTCGTCGTAATGTCGGTCAATGGATTTTAGCATTATCTGTCGTTCTTATGGCAATTGTTGGCCTTATTATTTCTGGTGTTATTCCTTTTAACCCAGTTGCTGTGGCTAACTTTATGGTCTATGTGATTTCCGGTAGTGTTATCGCCTATTTTATCTATTTATTCCTATTCGCTGGATTAAGTAGTAGTGATCGTTCTCGCTTATTTGTTTGTTTCCTTTTATTGGTTTCAGCCGCCCTTTTCTGGTCTGCATTCGAACAAAAGCCAACATCATTTAACTTATTTGCCAATGACTATACAGACTTAAACTTTATGGGCTTTGAGATCCCAGCAGTTTGGTTCCAGTCTGTAAACGCGCTGTTTATTATTGTTCTTGCTCCTGTCTTTAGTTGGTTATGGCCAATGATGGCACGTAAGAATATGAATTTAAGCAGCATCACTAAATTCGTGATTGGTATTTTATTTGCAGCAGGTGGCTTTACCGTCATGATGTTTGCATCTGAGAGCGTTATCGCAACAGGACAAGGCGTTTCACCACTTTGGTTGATTGGTAGCATCTTATTGCTGACATTAGGTGAATTATGTCTAAGCCCAATTGGCCTTGCCACAATGACTATTTTAGCCCCAGCAAGAATGCGTGGGCAGGTCATGGGATTATGGTTCTGTGCAAGCGCATTAGGTAATTTAGCTGCTGGTTTAATGGGTGGGAATATTCGTCCAGACAAATTGGATGTTATGCCTGATTTCTTCTCTCATGTTTCTATCGCACTGGTTATTTGTGCCATTGTTCTTGCTGCACTGATTATTCCAGTTCGTAAGATTTTACAAAGCGCAGATAGCAAAGAGAAAGCACAAGCTTAA
- the ttrS gene encoding tetrathionate respiration histidine kinase TtrS, with translation MTIKQTIGIRKAVSIGLLLLFFVLPLHAIAKEWSIGVLALRGDASTQRHWLPLVQTLNEQFPSENFVLVPLNLEEMKLAVAKKNVDFLLTNPAQFIQLDNAFPLRWLLSLRSGYEPDNTTRNVIGSLILVRNDSPITSVHELIGKRVGAIAPDAFGGYLLGYKALREEGIDPDKDFTLRFTGFPADALLYLLRDEDINAAIIPVCLLENMDNEGLIRKSDYRPVISYQTNTPCLTSTPLYPNWSFAALDTVPDELVDKVTRILLTDDSKPMKWGAPASHTQVENLLREVNQHPRQRQLWQDAKSWAIQHQFIIGLSLAAILFLILNQVWISYLVRRRSQQLEHAHNRLRQQKEELEHAQRLNILGEMASGFAHELNQPLSAIKSYAQGSVIRLKKENESHPLLPALQQIDKQAQRGADIIRNLRLWVGKQTPNTDTITLSHQNIAECIHHIWKLLRVEEKYPQVSLKTNVDEHDTLCLPETLLEQILSNLITNSLQAGAKHLKISTHKAPDRLLVVIEDDAGGMSHSQLEQPFSPFQTTKTEGLGLGLVICQRLLLSQGADIHIENQQNEQNNIGLKITLIFPNKNK, from the coding sequence ATGACGATAAAACAGACAATTGGGATAAGAAAAGCAGTAAGTATCGGATTATTGCTGCTCTTTTTTGTACTACCTCTACATGCCATTGCAAAAGAGTGGAGCATTGGCGTCTTAGCCTTACGGGGTGATGCTTCAACACAAAGACACTGGTTGCCTCTTGTTCAAACATTAAATGAACAATTTCCTTCAGAAAATTTTGTGTTAGTTCCCTTAAATCTGGAAGAAATGAAGCTAGCAGTAGCGAAAAAAAATGTTGATTTCTTGCTAACAAACCCTGCGCAATTTATTCAATTAGATAATGCTTTTCCATTACGCTGGTTGCTCTCTTTACGCTCTGGTTATGAGCCTGATAACACAACACGAAATGTGATTGGTAGCCTGATTTTAGTTCGTAATGACAGCCCAATTACGTCTGTTCACGAGCTAATAGGAAAGCGTGTGGGTGCCATTGCTCCTGATGCTTTTGGTGGTTATCTTTTAGGTTATAAAGCACTACGCGAAGAAGGTATTGATCCCGATAAAGATTTCACATTACGTTTCACCGGTTTTCCTGCCGATGCCTTGCTTTATCTCTTACGAGATGAAGATATTAACGCGGCAATTATTCCCGTCTGCCTACTAGAAAATATGGATAATGAGGGGTTGATTCGAAAAAGTGATTATCGTCCAGTGATTTCCTATCAAACTAACACGCCGTGTTTAACTAGTACCCCCCTATATCCTAATTGGTCATTCGCCGCATTAGACACTGTGCCTGATGAGTTAGTTGATAAAGTAACTCGCATTTTACTCACAGATGACAGTAAACCCATGAAATGGGGAGCCCCTGCGTCACATACACAAGTTGAAAACTTACTCAGAGAAGTCAACCAACATCCTCGACAACGACAACTTTGGCAAGATGCAAAAAGCTGGGCAATCCAACACCAATTTATTATTGGTCTTTCGTTGGCGGCTATTCTTTTTCTTATTTTAAACCAAGTGTGGATTAGCTATTTAGTAAGACGTCGCAGTCAACAATTAGAGCATGCACATAATCGATTAAGGCAGCAAAAAGAAGAATTAGAACATGCTCAACGCTTAAATATATTGGGGGAGATGGCTTCAGGATTTGCCCACGAACTTAATCAGCCTCTTTCTGCCATAAAAAGTTATGCACAAGGTAGTGTTATTCGCCTTAAAAAAGAAAATGAGTCACACCCGCTATTACCTGCATTGCAACAAATAGACAAACAAGCACAACGCGGTGCTGATATCATTAGAAATCTACGTTTATGGGTTGGAAAACAGACACCTAACACAGATACAATTACGCTTTCTCATCAGAATATCGCTGAGTGTATCCACCATATTTGGAAACTTTTACGTGTAGAAGAAAAATACCCACAAGTTTCACTGAAAACCAATGTTGATGAGCATGATACTCTGTGTTTACCTGAAACCTTATTAGAGCAAATTTTATCGAATTTAATCACCAATAGCCTGCAAGCAGGTGCGAAGCACTTGAAGATAAGTACACACAAAGCACCGGATAGATTGCTTGTCGTTATTGAAGATGATGCAGGCGGAATGAGTCATAGTCAGCTTGAACAACCTTTTTCTCCATTCCAAACAACAAAAACGGAAGGGCTTGGATTAGGTTTAGTGATTTGCCAACGATTACTACTTTCTCAAGGTGCGGATATTCACATTGAAAATCAACAAAATGAGCAAAATAATATCGGATTAAAAATCACACTTATTTTCCCTAATAAAAATAAATAA
- the ttrR gene encoding tetrathionate respiration response regulator TtrR, whose translation MPTIHLVDDDLAVTDACQFLLESLGYSAHVWNDSEFFINNVNLYQQGVVLLDMRMPKPDGRQVHQHLIDKHSTLSVIFLTGHGDIPMAVEEIKKGAIDFLQKPVDSNALLSALDAAFLETNIRFTAHDIRRRYASLTPREKDIAYYVIQGLMNREIAEVACVSIRTVEVHRAKVMDKMAAKNIAELVTALQGIEIISPNL comes from the coding sequence ATGCCCACTATTCACCTTGTGGATGATGATCTTGCAGTCACTGATGCTTGTCAGTTTTTATTAGAAAGCTTAGGTTATTCAGCCCATGTTTGGAATGATAGCGAATTTTTTATCAACAATGTCAATCTCTATCAACAAGGGGTTGTGCTATTAGATATGCGGATGCCAAAACCTGACGGTAGACAAGTCCACCAGCATTTAATTGATAAGCACAGCACACTTTCTGTGATTTTTTTAACGGGCCATGGTGATATTCCTATGGCTGTGGAGGAGATCAAAAAGGGAGCTATTGATTTTTTACAAAAACCCGTTGATAGCAATGCACTGCTATCTGCCTTAGATGCCGCATTTCTTGAAACAAATATCCGTTTTACAGCACATGATATTCGTCGTCGCTATGCATCATTAACCCCAAGAGAAAAAGACATTGCTTATTATGTTATTCAAGGTTTAATGAACCGAGAAATCGCTGAAGTTGCTTGTGTTTCAATAAGAACTGTTGAAGTTCATCGAGCCAAAGTAATGGATAAAATGGCCGCAAAAAATATTGCTGAATTGGTGACTGCATTACAAGGCATTGAAATAATTTCACCTAATTTATGA
- a CDS encoding Kdo(2)-lipid IV(A) acyltransferase, translated as MIKSPPFKKSFLQPKYWLTWFGIGLLYILVLLPYPVIYWLGTRLGRFSKVFLKKRLQIAERNLELCFPQMPKSEREALVNKNFESVGMGLFETGMAWFWPEWRVKRWFKVSGLENISAVQEKGQGILLIGIHFLTLELGARIFGIYNPGIGVYRPNDNPVMDWLQTWGRLRSNKSMIDRKDVKGMIRSLKAGEIVWYAPDHDYGPRKSVFVPLFAVDKAATTTGTYILARTSKPALIPFTPKRLPEGKGYELIISPAVADFPVDNEENTAKAMNKVVEQEILRAPDQYMWLHRRFKTRPEGDASLYNEIKKVH; from the coding sequence ATGATAAAGTCACCTCCATTTAAAAAATCATTTTTGCAGCCTAAGTATTGGCTGACTTGGTTTGGGATCGGATTACTCTATATTCTGGTTCTGCTTCCTTATCCTGTCATTTATTGGCTAGGTACACGCCTAGGCCGTTTCTCTAAAGTTTTTTTAAAAAAACGACTCCAAATAGCGGAACGAAATCTTGAACTTTGTTTTCCACAAATGCCAAAAAGTGAACGCGAAGCTTTAGTTAATAAAAATTTCGAATCTGTTGGTATGGGATTGTTTGAGACTGGAATGGCTTGGTTTTGGCCTGAATGGCGAGTTAAGCGCTGGTTTAAAGTCAGCGGACTTGAAAACATTTCAGCGGTTCAAGAAAAAGGACAAGGCATCTTACTTATTGGGATACATTTTCTTACTCTCGAACTAGGTGCTCGTATTTTTGGTATCTATAACCCAGGAATTGGTGTTTACCGCCCTAACGATAACCCCGTTATGGACTGGCTACAAACATGGGGTCGATTACGCTCTAATAAATCGATGATCGACAGAAAAGATGTCAAAGGCATGATACGTAGTTTAAAAGCGGGTGAAATTGTTTGGTATGCACCTGACCATGATTATGGCCCACGGAAAAGCGTTTTTGTACCTTTGTTTGCTGTTGATAAAGCAGCAACAACAACGGGAACTTATATTCTGGCAAGAACCAGCAAACCAGCATTAATTCCATTTACGCCCAAACGCTTACCTGAAGGTAAGGGTTATGAGCTAATTATTTCTCCGGCTGTTGCTGATTTCCCCGTTGATAATGAGGAAAATACTGCTAAAGCGATGAATAAAGTGGTTGAACAAGAGATTTTACGTGCGCCAGACCAATATATGTGGTTGCATCGTCGCTTTAAAACCCGCCCAGAAGGTGATGCTTCTTTATATAACGAAATAAAGAAAGTACACTAA